TATTTCTGCCCCTTACATGTtagacactggacctttaaataacatttccaggtgttgttttctgttgttttccagcCAGCACAGAAAGCCTGAACCCTATATGTCACTTACGTGATTCAAGTAGTTACTTTTCCTTTTCTCACGCactgaaaagtggaaaaaaaaagtatcgtTAGATTGGAAGACCTAGAGGAGTGGGAAACtaagacacacacaagcatcttAAACAGAGTAATTCAGATACCATCAGTCTGTGACTTATTGAGGAACAGCGTGCTGGCTCTGGGGTGGTCCGAAGGGTTGGCTTCTTGGGCCAGTTCTGTAAAATGAAAAGTATATATTAAATTACAAATGTATGTTAACAAAGGTGATCAACTTGGATCAGCAGTAGAGCAATAAAAACCCACCGTCTGGAAGTTCCCTGTCACTGATGTGCTGCAGGTAGGTCCCAGTGTCTTCACTCACGTCTTCGGCTGTGGTGATGGGACactcctccagctccacctctctCCTGTAGATCTTGGGACTCTCTCCAGTGGAGATacagcaagacactgaacctcCCATTGTCGATCTACAACAGTCCTACTACAGCCACTACTGTTTCCCATACAACTACCACTCAGACTGGGATGCACTGATTTGCACAGTGGAACTTCAAGATCAATGTAATTCTAGCACTAGTTAAATTTCAATTTAGTTTGGTGGACACGGATTTAGAATGATCTCATATATTTTGATTCAGTGTATTAGGAAGTAGCCAGACCTGTGTGTTTGGCTGTAGAATGAAAACAAGCAGCTTCTGAGGAGGATGGGCTCTAAGCACTGACAGCCCAGTAGGTTTCTGCAGTTGTCACATTCATGGCGTGTGCGCAACACAGCACTTGCGCACTTTAATAACCATTACATGCGTGGACTGGTCGGTTCTGAACGTGGAGTGACTTCTATTAAACTCATTATACGGCACAGAGGCCAACATTTCAAATTCACAACTAGCTCCTCTACCCGCCTCCATGGCTAGCCGGCTAACGCTAGCTACCGCACCTCAATCTGTTCTTGCTTGCTTCTTCAACAGCATAGACCACTCCATTTTTTGTCTCTGTAGCCCCTCAAACCCCCTCCTAAAAGACAAAAACGCACATTCATTGAGTGTCGAACACCCCCGGAGAAAACTAAGAAGTAGAAACGCAGCCTGAGCCGGATTAATTCAGCGCCGACGATAGCTTCGCATACACTTCGGGGATGTCAAAACTACCGAAGCCGAGAAGTTTAAAGGAAACTTCCTGTTACGCAgcgtttcaaattaaaagctccCACCGTCACAAACGTACAATTGATTTTAGACCGAACGATTTCGAGGGTCTAATTTGCAACGGTTAAAactattacaaataaaataacattatgaGGTAAAATTATTTAGTAGTTAAAAGTGTCCAgttccagttcttataatacatccatggtagGAACCTTGTGTGGGATGttgtactgtacagtacatCCCACACAAGGTTCCTACCACTGTGCGTGAAGTGGGAAAAATAAGTGCATACACTCCATTATCGACACGAAGCGTGTCTCTGggtattactaaatcattaaatagtaaattatgactttttcagtAAAGAAAATATACCAGAAGATGTTGTATGTGTTAATGTACACTTCCTGCTTCTGAATTCCCTGCGGTGGAGAGTACAGTCCTCATCAACCGTTGCTGATAGCCCTAAAACAACCATTACACGACTCATGATCGTGTATACGGCGCTCAATCACACACTGAATACAATAAGTGAGCCCTGTGGATGCCCAaaattcatgtgtttttttatcacgCCAATCTTCTGTTCCACACTCGTCcggtaggtggcggtaatgcacctaCAATGTGTTTGCCGACCGCCAAACTAATCACAAAGAAGTAAAAGACGAAGGGGAGGTACTCTGCTTACTGTTATTTCTCAACATGGCTCTCGTTCCTTATGTTGAGAATTCGCTACCTGCGCTTTCGAAGCTCCACAATTCTTCAGCTCAGTTTAGTTTCGCCAGTCACCAGCTGCGTCTCTCTCAGGACTGGAAAAAGTTTGGAGTAGCAGCAGTTGTGTGGGATGCGGTGAGCTAGCATCCAGTTTTACCTGCCGTCTAATGCTGTTCGCTATATTTTACTCAgtatataataacaacatacGATGTATGCCAAGCGTTTAAATAAATGCGTCTTTCCGGAATTAACATTAGCCATAACGAGAAAATAATTATACAGTTAGACATTTCCGTACTTCAGTTTTGAGTAGGCACAatgattgaaaataaaaaaactttatttattcatactaCCAACAAACAAAACGAGCTCATTTTACAAATAAGTTAAACACTTCCGGTTGTAAAACGAGGATGAAAAAAGAACTAAAACTTAAAcaataagaaaatattaaatgcaaCACTAAGAACATGTGAAATAgatacataaacaaacagctaaatgtttgattttagttttatttaaataaataggaAACAATAAACGTATTTGAATTCCAATTCATTCTTGTTTTCCAGGCAGTTGTCATGTGCATGTACCTGGAGCTGGGGAAGGTGGAGCTGAAGGGCAAGGCGGTGATCGAACTGGGAGCTGGAACTGGACTGGTGGGgattgttgcagctctactggGTGAGAATATCTTTAACAACAATGGCTTTCATGACAAATCACAAGTTGGAAAATTAAAACTGATTTCAATCTCTTCCAGGTGCCAAAGTGACTATCACTGATAGAGAGGCTGCACTGGACTTCCTCTCTGCCAATGTGAAGGCCAACCTGCCTGCAGACTCCCAGGAATCAGTGACAGTGTCTGAGCTGACCTGGGGCGAGAAGCTTGACCTTTACCCAGCAGGAGGATTTGACCTTGTGTTGGGAGCGGACATAGTTTACCTGGAGGACACGTTTGTGGCGCTGCTGCAGACCCTGGAGCACCTGTGCTCGGACACCACTGTGGTACTGCTGGCCTGCAAGATCCGCTATGAGCGGGATACAGACTTTTTAAGCATGCTCAGACAACGGTTCACGGTCGATGAGGTCTACTATGAGAGAGAAAGGGACATCCATATTTACAAAGCACTGAAACTGCCACACAGGAGGGATTTGTGACCACTGAGTTGCGTGTCCTAACTGCTTTGTAATAATTTCTCAGAGTTGTAGatgaattaaatacattttaaaatcatgtgCAAGTGATGATTAGTAATGATAATGTGGTAGttctcttgttgttgttcttcctcAGAAGTGGCTTCTTTGCATCCCAGTTGATGTTGAGATGTGTCTGGTACTTGAACTCTGAAGAATTCACGTGGGCTCAAATCTGAGGTGCTCTTAATTTGCAGTTTCTGAGGCTGGTAACTCTGATGAACTTGTCCTCTGCAGCAGAGGTAACTCTTGGTCTTCCTTTCCTGGGGCGAACCTCATGAGAGCCACTTCCATTACAGCGTTTGATGGTCTTTGCAACTGTAACTTGAGGATATGATCAAGTACTGATGGACTGTCGTTTCTCTTTACTTAGTCGAGTGGCGGtttaacacttttttgtttactaCTCAAGTCTGTGTTCCTTCATAGTTTGGATGTCTTCAGTATTAATctacaatgcaaaaaaaataaagaaaaaccattGAATGAGAAGTGTCCGCACTTACGAGTAATTCACAGCACACAATTGGAAAAATTGGGAGTTCCGATCGCTCTGGGTGACAACtacatttgtataaataaatttaaaaaaaaaaaatatttaagtgCGATAGATGCGTTTAGGaaagtttaaatattttgttttggggCTGTAAACACAGTTAAATATGGTAAATGAGAAGAGAGTTATGAGCATAAAGGTTTTACTTTAATCCACTTACCTTACTCGAAagatttttccttctttttaataaattcattcaaatattaccagaaacacatttattaccagctgccaaaaaatgtaatatttgagtTGCTCTGACATAATGCACTGTATAACACaagtttgtgaaaataaaatcagtgaaaagcaacataaaaaaaagcatacTTTCATGACTATACATAATACCTAAGAGAATACTGAACAACAGTCCATAAGTATTTAAAATTATCCTCATTTGCTCACTGTGAAATATCTGCCATCCTCTCACTGGGCGTTTGATGGTTTGGTGCAATTTAAGATGTCCGATTAAGATCAAAACATGATAACGTCTTGATAAATAACCAAAACGTGATTTaaaaacttcaaactgtggaggaAAGCTTTACACCtgctggaaattattattagtagtagacACTTTGACGCTATATCACGTACTGTGTTACTTTCAAGTACAATCTTAAAGGGGGTGTCTTACCCTGCAGTGGCAAGATTACTGTTGTGAAATGTAGTAGGATTGTATATGCAAGGCAAGAAAAGTGCGAATGCCACTCTGTAATTGTGTAAACAATGTGGACGCAGCCTCTGGGGGCGGGGTCGACAATGCAGAGGCGTCCCGTTGACTTGGATtctttcccactttttttttaccaacaacTACCTGCAGGATTCTTTTCTCTTAGGTTATACAATTAATTCAGACAGCATTCAGTTAAATTCTTTTTGAAAATACAGATATAACGATGTCAAATTTGTTCATAATTACGCAAGTATGTGTCCTGTAGCGTGACACATgtggcttcatttttttttgtccataattCTGGAATTATttttagagacattttaaaaaccgggttaaaaacaaaacataaacatgaatgaaaacaaaatcagttaaaaaaaaactttaaccatgtttgttttcattatttttccccCAATTATtgacatttgaagacatttaaatcataaatgGGGACAAAAAATAGCTAAAAAGACATGGTGTCTCCATACTTTGTCCATATTCTCCAGTATTTTTaccctttgaaaaaaaaaaaaaaagaagctgcaaTTAACATTAACACAATTTTACAACCTGACTACATGGTCTGCTTTTTTGTTCATGTATCACGGCAtggtaaataaaatgtaactaaaaagaaatacatgGCATTAACAGAGCAGATAATCTTATACATAAACCGAAACACAGCTCAAAAGATAAAATATCCATGACACAGGCGCCATCTACAGGTCAAAGCATTAGTAAGTAACAGAGGTTAATGCAAGAGCTCAGTACGATAACAAACGCAAAGATAACCTCGAGATGATCTGAGTGTCTTTGGGAGTTGAAAGTGTAAAAAGGTCCGTTGTTAGGGGTGATGTCGTCCTGTTGCTGGTGATGTTGCCCAGTATGTCTTCACACCAGAGAGTGGAATGGTTCCATTTAgtggtgccaaaaaaaaaataaaaataaatcatacgTCACCACAAGGACCCTGTATAGTTTACAAACTCCTCCGCATCCTCATTTCTCGTTGCCTCGCTTGTTCACGTGAAACCGATAGGAGCGGGGAAATTTAAAACCAGTGAAGTTGAGGAATTGTGTGTATTCCTGGTGAGTCACTTTATAGAttttcagcagtttttttttaaaaagaaagcaAAGGAGTAGAAAAGGGGGAAGGAGCATCCAGGTGCATAGCTCTGTGCTAAGTCTCTGTTCACCTGTCGAGCCCCCGGCAGGCATTTGGTAACAGTTCTAGTCGGATTTGTGGCAGTACAAGTCTTTGAGGGCTTTGAGTTCCTCGATGAGGGTTTTGTTCTGGTTCTCCAGCACGGCCACGCGGTTCTCCAGACACTTGACgtactccttcttcttcctacGACATTCGCGAGCTGCCTCTCTGTGTGACATGAAGAGCGGGGGGTGATTGTGTGTCAGCAGTTAAAGCACATATTAAAGCAAGAGTTGGGAAGCAACTGCTTCACCCAGGCCTTGACCCCAAATCCTCTTAACTACTTAAACACCAGATTATGTGTGATGCAAAAAGGCAAACAAGGTGTTGTTGCATCATTACCAATGCATtacaacagaaaatgaaaaagctaCAACACAACTGTTTACCGCCAGATGCATTTTTAAGGTGCTCAGGGGTTGTGCTTCTGCAACCACAAGCTGAAAGCTGCTGAAATGACTGAAGTTGATGCAGCctcactgaatgaatgaatgaatgcttctGATTTCTCCTATGTGAtaaaatatatcaaaacaaaaagctgcaCCAAGATTGTCTCTCTAGGCTCattaaaagttttcttttgagatgtttgcacTTCACAAAGGAGAGTGACACTACACCGCAAATAcactagaaaataaaatatctactgttaaTTATTTCATATAATACCTGATGAAGGATATTACGAAATCAAACTCTGCTATAACACAAGTAATAAGGCTTGAAATTAAATGTTACAGACTTTTTAAAACGTACTGCATTTCACTAATTTAttcaatataaataatatgattATCATCAacgcaacagcctttaaaagtcACCACAGATCACGTTATCACGAACTGACGACATCCAAAATCAAAGACCCTATCTTGTCTAATGTCACAATAATGATGTATTGCCCAGCCCCCAAGTCACATACCTGTTTTTCATAAGTCGAACCTCCCTTTTACGCGTCACCTCCTCcgttcctcctcctgttcccAGAGCGGGTGACGTCGCCATGACAACCCCTTGGGTCATGGCGCTGGTGGGGGCTGTGCGGATCTGATAGGCCTGGACGTCACCAGAGGCGGCTGACGGACAAAAGAGTTATTTTACGGTAAGAGACGCGCGTCACATCTGAAACTGGCTCTCACATAAATTAGAATTAATTTCCCACCTTGTACAACCACTTGGTTGCTAGGCACCAGGATTTGCTGCCCGTCGCTGGTCTGCGCGTACTGCAGGATGGTGGTGCCAGGCTGGGCCGCAGCGGTGTTCGCCATGGTCAGCGCCTGCAGACCCTGAACTGCATCTGTGCCGTTGTTGGCCAGCTGGATGGCCCCGCCCTGGGTTATGGcaacttaaataaacacaagacattgtcacatgttaaaaacaaatagtCAACTAATGCCTTGCAAATACAGCACATCAAGACACAGACAAATCATTGTAATGTGTTCAGTAGCAGCATATGTGTGTGACAACATCTAACAATGTGTCTATTGATGATCAGGGGCTTTAACACGtgtccaagaaaaaaaagacagtattCTAGGCCAAAACTTATAATCATCAGTGTCACAGCGTTATATGACATCTGATGATCAAGACTTTGCAGACCAACAGTCTATAAATTCAGGTTTTCCTTAGACACATAATCCGACTAATGAATCCAATAATCTTTCTTTCTGTTCATCTTTGTCCTTCTATTTTCTAAacacttagacttagacttcctaccattgtcattgcacagaaaacacagcagtgaaaactggcaatGAAATTTCGTTGCTTGGCAACCGGATAAAAAACCAACAGCACAGCACTGAAACTTGCTCTTGCACTTGCTCATTTGACAACGATCCCTTTACCCCCAAAGACCCACTGACATGAGGCCAGATGTCTGGATTTATTAGTAGGAAGCTACACACCGACTCCAAGGAGGAATCTTAACATTTCCGTCAATGTTGCAACAACTGCACATCAGACTAAATTCACATATGATAGGTTTGTTGCGGCATCACAGTCTTATAGTACTCACTGTACTGGCCGCTGCTGGTCTGATAGATGGGAGTGGGCATTGTGACTGTGGTGATGGCTGGAGCCGTGTCGTCCTCTGACTTCTCTTCCTCGATTTTAGGCACTGCTGGCACGTCTGATGATAAGTCGTTGAGAATCTTCCTATAGAGGAGAACAGTCAAAGAGAGCTCTCAGCTATTGCATATAAAACCAACACCTAACAATTTCACTGAGAGAACTTCTCCCTAAGAAGAGGTATTTATCTTTCTCCCAAACTAGGTCAAGATCAAAGCAGTAAAAAACAGAATACATTTTGGGTATTTAATGTAAAGCAGATGGTCCAGCTTAACGTATACAAGCACACAAGTCATAAAATCGACAAAACTCATTCCTAACTTTTTGTACAAGACGTTGGGCAGACCTGTAAGACGGTCGTCTGGACAGGATCTCTCTCCTTTTCTGAGAGTCTATCACGCTGTCGACAGACTCCTGCGAGTCTTCACTCTCAGCAACAGTTGAGATCTgcatgtgagaaaaaaaaaaaatcacaccttTAGCTCAATAGTGGACTAAAAAAGGAATAACAAGCTTGCAGGTAGTATTACAACATTTATGCAGGATATCAAAACCTGATGTGCTGCGCTGTGATAAAACAAAGGTTGTTTTTATCTCTTCTCACCTGTACAGTCTGGACTTGTGGGGACTGGATGACAGAGGGCTGTGCAGCTTGGATCACCCCGTGCACTTGGACCGTCTGACCGTTGGGTAACTGCACAAGGGTGACTGTGGGACTACTGGTGGTCACCTGGCCTGCAGCTATGGACGCCTGCAATGACGACAAGCCTCAGTCCTTGATTATCGACATGCAGTGTTACAAACAATCAATTTCTGTGATATTTAGGTGCTGGTTACGCATTTGGAAAGATGAGGTTTACCTGTGTCAGAGTGATCTGCTGGACCTCAGACTCTGAGACACCCGTTTCACCACTTTGCTGTGTGTCTGCACCAGCCTCCATGGTCATTTAGAATCTGAAATACATGATagacacataaataaatgctaCCTTAAATTTGGCTAGTcttaatatacaatatttattgaaaaataacttttttcaATATCAAAATAATGTAGATGCATAAAGTAAACACAATGAGACAGAACACATGCAAATGCTTTGAATGTTTGGTGTCAGATGTacaaaatgtttctctgtttattcaacAAGagtatcaaaataataataataataatttgaaaatCAGGAAATAAACAGGAAAACACATCTATAACATTACATTGGCAAGCAACAATTAAAAGCTACACAGTTAAGACTACCTATACTGTTGTTTAGACTTATGATATTCACAATTAACaataatattcacaattaacAATAACATATGAATGCATATTTAACTGGAATTATGACTGAATCATAactgtgtggaggataaagtggtaaaaaaaaaacatttatggaTTGTAGTGATTTATTTACAGACATCTGCTCACACTGTGGAATCAATAATATCTGTAATGGCATTATAGATATGTGAAACATAAATTTTGACAGTtaaattgcagtgaaaaaaGGTTCCAGACTGGCTAAGTGACTACTAAATTTAAAAGCAGCATTGGATACGGTGGTGTTGTAGGTTCAGTGTCAACTTCAGTGGTTTCTGATGCCTTAAAAGGAGGGTGTGGCTTAGCTTAGCATGCTAGTTCACGATTCGTTCATACTGTTCCCTTGTAGAAACAGATggatttaaatacatgtataagtTGCAATGCTCAATATTcgacaaaataaatattaagaCTTGCAGCGACACGCTTCTATTTCATATAAACGCCCAAGGCTAAACGCAgctcctcctgtctctctgtAGGTGACCAAGTTTAAGTTAGCGTGTAGCATGCTAACAAGCTATTGGGACTGCACAGCATTTAAGCGGCAGCGGGCAGct
Above is a window of Solea senegalensis isolate Sse05_10M linkage group LG2, IFAPA_SoseM_1, whole genome shotgun sequence DNA encoding:
- the LOC122765076 gene encoding cyclic AMP-responsive element-binding protein 1-like, which gives rise to MTMEAGADTQQSGETGVSESEVQQITLTQASIAAGQVTTSSPTVTLVQLPNGQTVQVHGVIQAAQPSVIQSPQVQTVQISTVAESEDSQESVDSVIDSQKRREILSRRPSYRKILNDLSSDVPAVPKIEEEKSEDDTAPAITTVTMPTPIYQTSSGQYIAITQGGAIQLANNGTDAVQGLQALTMANTAAAQPGTTILQYAQTSDGQQILVPSNQVVVQAASGDVQAYQIRTAPTSAMTQGVVMATSPALGTGGGTEEVTRKREVRLMKNREAARECRRKKKEYVKCLENRVAVLENQNKTLIEELKALKDLYCHKSD
- the mettl21a gene encoding protein N-lysine methyltransferase METTL21A; protein product: MALVPYVENSLPALSKLHNSSAQFSFASHQLRLSQDWKKFGVAAVVWDAAVVMCMYLELGKVELKGKAVIELGAGTGLVGIVAALLGAKVTITDREAALDFLSANVKANLPADSQESVTVSELTWGEKLDLYPAGGFDLVLGADIVYLEDTFVALLQTLEHLCSDTTVVLLACKIRYERDTDFLSMLRQRFTVDEVYYERERDIHIYKALKLPHRRDL